A window of Paenibacillus phoenicis genomic DNA:
GCACTGAAGTGCGCAGCCGGCTGGGTGATTCCCATCTGGGCCACGTCTTCGAGGACGGCCCAGAACCAACGGGACTCCGCTATTGCATCAATTCCGCAGCGCTCCGCTTCGTGCCGAAGGCCGATCTGGAGAAGGAAGGGTACGGCGAATATCTGTATCTGTTTGAAGACGCGCCAAAATCGCAAAAGTAAATACCCCAACAAGAAACAGGCAGCCCCTCTCGGCCGCCTGTTTCTTGTTATTTATAGAAGAATCGCTATTGCTCGCTTTGATCGATTCCAGTCTTCTTCCGGGCGCGAAACCGCCGTACCTTCATCAGGTTGCCGCACGTCTTGTCTTCGCAGTATTTCTTCGTCCGGTTGCGCGTGTCATCGTAAAAAAACCAGCGGCAATCGGGGTTATCGCACATGCGAATCCTTGACGTTTCCCCGTTAAGCAGCGTTTCGCCGAAGCTGGCGGCGATTTCTGCCCGCACATGACGCCAGTCCTCCGTCACCGGAAAATATTTCAGCCGGATGTCTCCCGGTTCTCCGGTCAACCGGCGAGTGACTTGATCCTGCGCCAAATGCTCATTGAGCAGCTGCCAATCCGCTTCTTCCATATGGCCGCCTTCCGCCAATTTGACCGTCAAGGCATGCAGGCGCTCCCGAAAATGACGCATGGCCAAAACCTCTTCCGTCGGCATCGGTACGGGAGCTGTCAATTGCCAGTCGTGAAGAAACCGCTCCTGCCAGGCCGGCTTCTCCAGCCGATCTTCACTGCGGCCGCTCCCCTGCCAATCATGACACTTGCTATTCAAAAAATCGCTCCACAATGTCTCCACTTCGAAGCCTCCAAAATTGTAACGACCTAATTCATAAATAAATGGTTACATTTCTCATTTCTTCTGCTACTATACCATTGTAACCCTTTAAATCGTAATTAGCCAGTTACAATGATGAAGGAGGAAATGAAATGAGCGTTAACCCCGTGGATTTACTCGTCGTGCAAAAGGACAATACTTGGGATGTAGAGGAATGGATCGTGCCGTTGTCGACGGCATTGGAAGGTTTGACCGCCGAGCAAGCCGCTTGGGCTCCGCCGGGAGGCGGCAATACGATCTGGCAAACCGTCAATCACATCAATTATTATAACGGGCGGATCCTCAGCCGCTTAAGAGGAATCAATCCGGGCCCGGCCTTAGAAAAAAACGAAGACACCTTCGCCGGAACCGGCGGGACCTCGGATGAAGCGGCATGGGCCGACGTTCTGGCCGAAACGAAACGAATCCAACAGGAATTGCGCGAGGCGATCGCTTCTTTAACCGATGAAGCCCTAGGGGCACCATACGCCAATACGGGCGAATCGTTCGGACGCGAGCTCTCCCGCTGGTTGCTGCATGATGCCTACCACGCCGGACAAATCGTGCTGATCCGCCGGCAGCAGGGATCCTGGAGATCCTAATAAATCTTGAAAAAAAAACGGCCCGAGCCTTAAGCTCGAGCCGTTTTCTCTTTGATTGGGTGGTAAGGCAGCCGCATCGGCGACAGTTGTCCCTGACCGTAATGGACGGTCCAGGTGATCACTTTGCCGGCGATCAGCACTGCCAATATGGTAAACATCGTTTCTTTGAATGGTAAATATAACAATGAGACCGTCAGCACGACCGCATCCATGATAATAAACATCGTACCGATCTTAATGCCGGACCACTGGCTTAGCAGCATGGACAAGATATCGTCCCCGCCGCTCGCTCCGCCGGCCCGCAGTACAAGTCCCGCCCCGAAACCGGTGAGAAGACCCGACAATAATGCGGCCAACGGCAGATTGCCGTGCAGGTTCATCGTCAGCGGCGAGAATTGCTCGCACAGCTCATAAACCAGCGAAAACGTCAGTGATGCCACCACCGTATTCATCACGAACCGATGGCCCTTCAGCCACCAAGCAAGCACCACGATCGGCAAATCGAGTGCGATCATGGTTAAGGCCGGAGGCAGGTTAAACAAGTATTTGCCAAGCAACGCCAGGCCAACAAATCCGCCTTCCGACAGTCCGTTCTGAAAATTGATGTGGTAATACGTAAACGCCAATAAACTAGACCCTGCTAACATCATTAATAACCGAGTACCGTACGTTTGCCATCTTGCTTTTGTCCTCATTTGGAATCCCTCTTATCGTAGTTTGGTTGACCATCCGGCAACACCCTACGGAGTGAGTCCATGAGGAGTTCATCCTTCGCATGATTTCACGCTTCTTTCGTAGGTTTGTCGCCGAAATACCGACTAGCTACGAAAGGAGCTAAGTATAAGAGAGATCAAAACGTTTCCAAATCGTCCTTTGGGATTTCGTCCTTCGGGGACACATGGTATCCTGATCCTTTCTGTTAGAATTTCTTCTATTCATATTATACCACAAAACGAATCATGACTCCACGGGACAGACGACAAGCTATTTTATTTTCTGCGAACAATGTGATAGATGTCATTGCATTTTAGTAGCAGTTCACACTTTGGCAATTTTCGATGTGACGAAAGTCACCTTTTTACGATTCAAGGCTTCCTATACTGAGGTGGAACGAAAAATCAAGGAAAGAGGGTTCACCGATGCTTGATTCAAAAACGATCGAAGTCATTAAATCCACTGTGCCGGTTCTCGAAGTTCATGGACAAACGATTACGAAAACCTTCTATCAGACCATGTTCAAAAATCATCCCGAGCTGCTGAACGTGTTTAACCATGCCAACCAACGTCAAGGCAAACAGCCTACCGCGCTGGCCAATGCGGTGTATGCCGCCGCGGCGCACATCGACCGCCTGGAAGAGATTCTTCCTGTCGTTCGCGGCATTGCCCAGAAGCACCGCGCGCTAGGAATCCAGCCGGATCAATACCCGATTGTCGGCGAGAACCTGCTCGCCGCCATCAAGACGGTGCTGGGTGACGCCGCCACCGAAGAAATCCTCGATGCTTGGGCCAAGGCGTATGGCGTCATTGCGGACGTATTTATCAGCGTAGAAGCGGAGATGTACCGCGAAGTCGAGCAGAAAGAAGGCGGTTGGCGCGGATTCCGCCGCTTCATCGTTGACCGGAAGATTAAGGAGAGCGACGTGATCACCTCCTTTTATCTGAAGCCGGAGGACGGCCAAGCGATTGCCGCCTATGAGCCGGGGCAATACATTACCGTCCGTGTAAAACCGGAAGGCCAGGAGTTTACCCATCTGCGCCATTACAGCCTGTCCACGGCACCGGGCAAGCCGTATTATCGGATTTCAGTGAAGCGGGAAGATGCTGCGGAGGACCGCCCAGCGGGCATTGTCTCGACCTATCTGCATACCCAGATCGAAGAAGGCGATGTGCTCGAACTTAGCGCGCCGGCCGGCGATTTCACATTGAATCCATCGTCGAACCTGCCGCTCGTGTTGCTCAGCGGCGGCGTTGGTCTTACGCCGATGGTCAGCATGTTGGAAGCAGCGCTGCAAGGCGAAAACAAACGCGATATCGTCTATGTCCACGCCGCTCGCAACGCGAAGCACCATGCGATGAAGGAGCATATTGCCGAGCTCGCACGGATCAACGACAATCTGCGTGCCTACACCGTATATGAAACGTCAGAAGCCGGCGAAGGCTGCGACAAAACCGGCTATATCGATCTGCCTTGGCTGAAGACGATTACGACAGCTGACAGCGACTTTTACTTCTGCGGCCCGGTTCCCTTCATGAAGGCGGTTCGCCGCGCCTTGAAGGAATGGGGCGTGCCGGAAGAGCGGATTCACTTTGAATTTTTTGGACCGGCTGGCACCCTGGACGAATAAGCGGCTTACCAAAAGCGCGGATAACCGGAGCAATCCCGGTTATCCGCGCTTTTGTTCGTAAAGCCGTTTCTTATGACCGTTCGTGACCATGGCTGCGCAGCAACCGGTTCACCGTCTCTCGCCGTACGCCGATCAGCTGTCCGATCTCTTCTTGAGTCAAATAATCGGTCAAAGGTACGCCATGAGCATGCTGTCCCAGCCATTTCGTCAGCAGCTCCAGCCGTTCGGCCGGCGTCCCAATCGTCAAATGGTCAAGCCTCTCCTGCATGAACCGAACCTTCTCCTGCAGCAGCTGCGCGACCTCCAGCGGCTTCTTCGGATCCTCCTGAAGCTCGCGATACCATACCTGCGCAGGGATCGCTTCAACCTCGCTGCGCATGAGAGCGATCGCCGTCCCGTGCACCTCTTTCGGGGTAATCAAGGAATGATGCGGTACCGTTTCCCCCGGGTACAAAATATTAAACAAAACCATGTTCCCGTTCGGGTGCAGACGCGTTACCTTAAACAGCCCGCTCTTAATATGGTATAGAAAAGAACCATCGTCCCCTTGACGGAACAAGATTTCGCCTTTATGCAGGATCATGCCAATCTCTCCATTTCCACAACTGCCAATTAACTTTATTATAGCAAAAACAGAGAAGACTGTCCTAACCAAGATCAAAACAAAGGCTGCCCCGTCTATATCTTCCGTATTACGGCCCGCGGAGTTTACGATGCCAAGCCTCGTAGCTGTGAACGGCAATCCCGGCAAACGAGCCGTGCCTTTTTCCCAGCTCCTCCAACCTTTTCATCTCCCGGTCTAGCGAAGCAAGCGGCTGATCATGGAAGGAAACGCCGGGCCCTTCCCGGCTCTCGCCCAGCTCGACGCCCACCCAGACCCGTTTCTTTTGCCGATCCGCTTCATTCAGCGTACGCTGCGAGATTTCATAGATGCGACCTGCGGCATCCCGGTAGGCCATAATTGCCAAATAATCGAACTGATCTACCATCCAATCGCCCAGCGGCAGCTGCAAGGCCCCGCTCGGGTGGTCGATCCGATCCAGCCAGAACGGAACGGCCGCACCGATCGCAAGATCGTTATATCTCGCCTCTTCGGTCCAGACGCGGACGCCCTCCATCCACTGCTCTACCACGGCTTCTTGATCCTTCTGCCATCGGTCCAGCAGGTAGGGCTCAACGTCCAGTTGGACGCCGGCAAACCGCTCCTCCGGCTTCCCTTCCCGGTTGAAGTCGATCACCCATTTCAGAAACGCCTCGGCTTCATCCCGGTGCTCCCGCAGCGCCCACTCCGGATGACCGCTTAAGGCATGCACCTGGATGCCTGCTTGGGCGGCAGCACGGATGAAGCTGCGGTAACTGTCCTGCTCCACCCCGCTGCCAATTTGCAAGAAGATCGTGTCCACACCCTGCCCGCGGACAAAGTTCAGCAGCTCACCCGGTTGCTGTTCGATAACCTTCGTCTCCCAAATCCAGGTCGCCTTCGCATGTGAACCCGATGGCCGGATAAAGGCCAATAACATAAGCAAAGCCATCAACAGCATCCCGCCAAGCGCAAGCAGGGCCGGCCGCTTGCTTCCCGACAACGCCCGAAGGCGGACGAAGATCGGTTTTTTGAGCATCAATCCTCGTATCCTTAACCTACGATCAGCGCTGGGGACTCTTCCTTGATATGCGCAACGGAGTGGCCGATCTTATACACATGCGGCAGCGGATAATCGCGGAACGCATTGCGCGTATCCACGATCGGCACGCCGAGGTGAGCGATTCCTTCATAATCGAAGTTGCTGTGATTCGTCACCAAGACGATGCAGTCGTAGGCTTTGAA
This region includes:
- a CDS encoding Crp/Fnr family transcriptional regulator, whose protein sequence is MILHKGEILFRQGDDGSFLYHIKSGLFKVTRLHPNGNMVLFNILYPGETVPHHSLITPKEVHGTAIALMRSEVEAIPAQVWYRELQEDPKKPLEVAQLLQEKVRFMQERLDHLTIGTPAERLELLTKWLGQHAHGVPLTDYLTQEEIGQLIGVRRETVNRLLRSHGHERS
- a CDS encoding YitT family protein translates to MRTKARWQTYGTRLLMMLAGSSLLAFTYYHINFQNGLSEGGFVGLALLGKYLFNLPPALTMIALDLPIVVLAWWLKGHRFVMNTVVASLTFSLVYELCEQFSPLTMNLHGNLPLAALLSGLLTGFGAGLVLRAGGASGGDDILSMLLSQWSGIKIGTMFIIMDAVVLTVSLLYLPFKETMFTILAVLIAGKVITWTVHYGQGQLSPMRLPYHPIKEKTARA
- the hmpA gene encoding NO-inducible flavohemoprotein; protein product: MLDSKTIEVIKSTVPVLEVHGQTITKTFYQTMFKNHPELLNVFNHANQRQGKQPTALANAVYAAAAHIDRLEEILPVVRGIAQKHRALGIQPDQYPIVGENLLAAIKTVLGDAATEEILDAWAKAYGVIADVFISVEAEMYREVEQKEGGWRGFRRFIVDRKIKESDVITSFYLKPEDGQAIAAYEPGQYITVRVKPEGQEFTHLRHYSLSTAPGKPYYRISVKREDAAEDRPAGIVSTYLHTQIEEGDVLELSAPAGDFTLNPSSNLPLVLLSGGVGLTPMVSMLEAALQGENKRDIVYVHAARNAKHHAMKEHIAELARINDNLRAYTVYETSEAGEGCDKTGYIDLPWLKTITTADSDFYFCGPVPFMKAVRRALKEWGVPEERIHFEFFGPAGTLDE
- a CDS encoding DinB family protein, with product MSVNPVDLLVVQKDNTWDVEEWIVPLSTALEGLTAEQAAWAPPGGGNTIWQTVNHINYYNGRILSRLRGINPGPALEKNEDTFAGTGGTSDEAAWADVLAETKRIQQELREAIASLTDEALGAPYANTGESFGRELSRWLLHDAYHAGQIVLIRRQQGSWRS
- a CDS encoding CGNR zinc finger domain-containing protein; amino-acid sequence: METLWSDFLNSKCHDWQGSGRSEDRLEKPAWQERFLHDWQLTAPVPMPTEEVLAMRHFRERLHALTVKLAEGGHMEEADWQLLNEHLAQDQVTRRLTGEPGDIRLKYFPVTEDWRHVRAEIAASFGETLLNGETSRIRMCDNPDCRWFFYDDTRNRTKKYCEDKTCGNLMKVRRFRARKKTGIDQSEQ